From one Trifolium pratense cultivar HEN17-A07 linkage group LG1, ARS_RC_1.1, whole genome shotgun sequence genomic stretch:
- the LOC123888282 gene encoding indole-3-acetate O-methyltransferase 1-like, whose product MHAYEEAEWILYPVSIIHYSCTGQVVNGLISSTKRDNFNIPVYAPSLQDFKEVVEENGSFVINKLEVFKGGSPLDLNKPDDANEVGRALANSCRTVCGVLVDAHIGDKLSEELFVRVERQAANRAKELLEKLQFFHIVASLSFAQ is encoded by the exons ATGCATGCTTATGAAGAGGCTGAATGGATTCTTTATCCTGTTTCGATAATTCATTATTCATGCACTGGCCAAGTTGTAAAC GGATTAATTAGCTCCACAAAAAGAGACAATTTCAACATTCCAGTTTATGCACCAAGCTTGCAAGACTTCAAGGAAGTCGTTGAAGAAAATGGTTCATTTGTGATAAACAAGCTTGAGGTATTCAAAGGAGGAAGTCCCCTTGATTTGAACAAACCAGATGATGCTAATGAAGTAGGAAGGGCTCTAGCCAATAGCTGCAGGACTGTATGCGGAGTCCTTGTTGATGCTCACATTGGTGATAAACTAAGTGAGGAACTCTTCGTTAGAGTGGAGCGCCAAGCCGCTAACCGTGCCAAGGAGCTTTTGGAGAAACTACAGTTCTTTCACATAGTTGCATCTCTTTCTTTTGCtcaatga
- the LOC123915950 gene encoding putative E3 ubiquitin-protein ligase RF4, which produces MAEEMDKIVDSEQGSNYKRKLDDESSLVAEDGSVNLDDDFPPYEFPNSSELGLDSYTEEPQLGVLEVEDWEDPIATQLEELLMTNLEAIFNNAIKKVVELGYNEEMAEMAISRKALYTEGDPLTNIVCHLMNNLKGKGSDTTADFVFQNLKQLQHYTLVEMIGILRELRPSLTVTEAMWELLIHDLSITRAIAGEDELSDVSSEHSSDKSSVPPSKSELQSFDIISDFSLTNSQKGSGESKSGSNSKLNSRKELALALRQKFLHMEKSKACGKGGVKLAKLTSVSGLIVEKRLKPQSEIQNQKMKRGSSYKGVSIAGVCHVSVNEDSALPEGCSAAKLSTKDATSTSTTGKTTKPKSKPCSAATQKIQNYCAGIPLDETSGKYVPRDEKDEQILKLVSRAQELQDEVQSWNDWANKKVMQAADKLRRLQFESKSLKKEAEVYRKERKALEENAEKRISEVENVMENNEKQLENASSSVVFLESKKSLLEKDLKAAKSLAEKSTTTLQQALEREQVAIQKVQSWETEKGLLQDELEKEKKKLSNLQQEIQKGKNLLANTEGRVKKERAKKEKILAEAAFIRKEREQYEALMKAEEDALRTKAASELQAYVESVVKLEKEMAKLKLKSDSKNSIPSVVKENKKSEMTAGSSQDKLAGGRLKREHECVMCLSDERSVVFLPCAHQVLCPKCNVLHEKQGMKDCPSCRTPIKFRIHAKFLGQQ; this is translated from the exons ATGGCTGAAGAAATGGATAAAATTGTTGATTCTGAACAAGGTTCTAATTACAAGAGAAAATTAGATGATGAGTCTTCTTTGGTTGCTGAAGATGGTTCTGTAAATTTGGATGATGATTTCCCTCCCTATGAATTTCCAAATTCGTCTGAATTAGGGTTAGATAGTTATACAGAAGAACCACAATTAGGTGTGCTCGAGGTTGAGGATTGGGAGGATCCTATTGCAACTCAGCTTGAGGAATTACTGATGACTAATTTGGAAGCAATTTTCAATAACGCAATCAAGAAGGTTGTCGAGTTAGGCTACAATGAAGAAATGGCTGAAATGGCCATTTCAAGGAAGGCCTTATACACAGAAGGAGACCCTCTCACCAATATTGTTTGCCACCTAATGAATAATTTGAAGGGAAAAGGTAGTGATACTACTGCAGATTTTGTATTTCAAAATTTGAAGCAGCTACAACATTATACATTGGTAGAGATGATCGGTATACTTCGAGAACTAAGACCCTCCCTAACAGTAACTGAAGCAATGTGGGAGTTGCTGATACATGACTTGAGTATTACGCGAGCCATTGCAGGAGAAGATGAACTGAGTGATGTTTCTAGCGAGCACAGCTCTGACAAGTCTTCTGTTCCTCCATCAAAATCAGAGCTTCAAAGCTTTGATATAATTTCTGATTTCAGTTTGACAAATAGTCAAAAGGGCTCCGGAGAAAGTAAATCAGGATCTAATTCTAAGCTGAATAGTAGAAAAGAACTTGCATTAGCACTTAGGCAGAAGTTCCTTCATATGGAGAAATCTAAAGCTTGTGGAAAAGGGGGTGTTAAATTAGCGAAGCTTACAAGTGTAAGTGGTTTGATTGTTGAAAAAAGACTCAAGCCACAATCTGAAATTCAAAATCAGAAAATGAAACGCGGCTCCTCATATAAAGGAGTTAGTATAGCAGGAGTATGCCATGTTTCAGTCAATGAAGATTCAGCTTTACCTGAAGGATGTAGTGCCGCAAAATTATCCACAAAGGATGCTACATCTACTTCTACCACAGGGAAAACAACCAAACCAAAATCTAAACCATGCTCCGCTGCCACTCAAAAGATTCAAAATTACTGTGCTGGTATTCCTTTAGACGAAACTTCGGGCAAGTATGTGCCGCGAGATGAGAAGGATGAACAAATTTTGAAATTGGTATCTCGAGCGCAAGAATTGCAGGATGAGGTGCAAAGCTGGAACGACTGGGCGAATAAGAAGGTTATGCAGGCAGCTGATAAGCTGCGCAGGCTTCAGTTTGAGTCTAAATCTCTGAAAAAAGAAGCTGAAGTATatagaaaagaaaggaaagCTTTGGAGGAGAATGCTGAGAAGAGGATATCTGAAGTGGAGAATGTGATGGAAAATAATGAAAAGCAACTTGAGAATGCTTCTTCTTCCGTAGTCTTTCTAGAGTCAAAAAAATCCTTGCTAGAGAAGGACTTGAAGGCTGCCAAGTCGTTGGCTGAAAAGTCAACGACAACCCTTCAACAAGCACTGGAGAGAGAGCAGGTGGCTATTCAAAAAGTCCAGTCATGGGAAACGGAGAAGGGTTTGCTTCAAGATGAACttgagaaagagaagaaaaaattatcTAACCTGCAACAGGAGATACAAAAGGGGAAAAATCTTCTAGCTAATACTGAG GGTAGAGTGAAAAAGGAGAGAGCTAAGAAAGAAAAGATCCTTGCAGAGGCTGCATTCATTAGAAAAGAAAGAGAACAGTATGAAGCACTCATGAAAGCTGAGGAGGATGCCCTTAGAACGAAGGCAGCTAGTGAGCTGCAGGCATATGTGGAAAGCGTGGTAAAGCTAGAGAAGGAGATGGCTAAGCTAAAACTAAAATCTGATTCCAAAAACAGTATTCCATCTGTGGTGAAAGAAAACAAGAAATCTGAGATGACGGCAGGGAGCTCACAAGACAAGCTGGCAGGTGGAAGATTGAAGCGGGAGCACGAGTGTGTCATGTGCTTATCAGACGAGAGGTCGGTTGTTTTTCTGCCATGTGCTCATCAGGTTTTGTGTCCGAAATGCAATGTGCTCCATGAGAAGCAAGGGATGAAGGACTGTCCTTCTTGTAGGACCCCCATCAAGTTTAGGATTCATGCCAAATTTCTTGGGCAGCAGTAG